In Haloarcula marismortui ATCC 43049, the following are encoded in one genomic region:
- a CDS encoding DeoR family transcriptional regulator translates to MKGPTEKEVLLFVRENSHPFVTTNDVAEEFSSVSKRTIRKRLNSLVANDQLSKREVGANSVVWHDRP, encoded by the coding sequence ATGAAAGGACCAACCGAAAAAGAAGTCCTTCTATTCGTCCGCGAGAACAGTCACCCGTTCGTCACAACCAACGATGTAGCGGAAGAGTTCTCATCAGTAAGCAAGCGAACCATCAGAAAGCGACTGAACAGCCTTGTAGCGAACGATCAGCTGTCCAAAAGAGAGGTTGGTGCAAACTCAGTAGTTTGGCACGACCGTCCTTAG